One stretch of Dromaius novaehollandiae isolate bDroNov1 unplaced genomic scaffold, bDroNov1.hap1 HAP1_SCAFFOLD_36, whole genome shotgun sequence DNA includes these proteins:
- the LOC135326572 gene encoding olfactory receptor 14A16-like, with product MSNGSSLNEFLLLAFSDTRELQLLHFSLFLGIYLAALLGNGLIITAVACDHRLHTPMYFFLLNLSLLDLGSISTTVPKSMANSLWNTRAISYSGCAAQLFLVAFLFSAEYSLLTVMAYDRYVAICRPLHYGTLMGSRACVKMAAAAWGTGFLSGLLHTANTFSIPLCQGNTVDQFFCEIPQILKLSCSDSYIREVGLLVVSLCLVFGCFIFIVVSYVQIFTAVLRIPSEQGRHKAFSTCLPHLAVVSLFVSTATFAYLKPPSLSSPALDLVVAVLYSVVPPAVNPLLYSMRNKELKDALIKVISWTFFSSGSIAISLHK from the coding sequence ATGTCCAAtggcagctccctcaacgagttcctcctcctggcttttTCAGAcacccgggagctgcagctcttgcacttctctctcttcctgggcatctacttggctgccctcctgggcaacggcctcatcatcacagctgtcgcctgtgaccaccgcctccacacccccatgtacttcttcctcctcaacctctccctcctcgaccttggctccatctccaccactgtccccaaatccatggccaattccctgtggaacaccagggccatttcctattcaggatgtgctgcccagctcttcctggttgcgttcttgttttcagcagagtattctctcctcacagtcatggcctatgaccgctacgttgccatctgcagacccctgcactacgggaccctcatgggcagcagagcctgtgtcaaaatggcagcagctgcctggggcactggttttctcagtggtctcctgcacactgctaacacattttcaataccactctgccaaggcaacaccgtggaccagttcttctgtgagattccccagatcctcaagctctcctgctcagactcctacatcagggaagttgggcttcttgtggttagtctttgtttagtctttgggtgtttcattttcattgtggtgtcctacgtgcagatcttcactgctgtgctgaggatcccctctgagcagggccggcacaaagccttttccacgtgcctccctcacctggccgtggtctccctgtttgtcagcactgcaacgtttgcctacctgaagcccccctccctctcctctccagctctggatctggtggtggctgttctgtactcggtggtgcctccggcagtgaaccccctcctctacagcatgaggaacaaggagctcaaggatgccctgataaaagtgatttcatggacatttttcagcagtggtagcattgccatttctctccacaaatga